One window of the Natrinema sp. HArc-T2 genome contains the following:
- the mfnA gene encoding tyrosine decarboxylase MfnA, which yields MQIEPQAFDRVLSSMCTEPHPAARDAAERFLATNPGDPGTYPNVSALEDDAISLLGEIAGLDDPAGYVTSGGTEANIQAVRIARERADSRTPNVVMPESGHFSFQKAADLLGVELRIVPTDDRHRADLEAVRASVDEDTALVIGVAGTTEYGRVDPIPVLGEIAHSVDAMLHVDAAWGGFVLPFTDYEWHFGHAAVDTMTIDPHKMGQAAVPSGGLLVRSPELLDELAVDTPYLESTSQATLTGTRSGAGVASAVAAIEELWPTGYRSQYIRSQNNAEWLADALEKRGYQVADPTLPLVAADVPRSTFDALRAKGWRISRTATGELRVVCMPHVSREMLASFIGDLDRLEVRASVPVASDD from the coding sequence ATGCAAATCGAGCCGCAAGCGTTCGACCGGGTTCTTTCGTCGATGTGTACGGAACCCCACCCGGCGGCGCGCGACGCGGCCGAGCGGTTTCTCGCGACGAATCCCGGTGATCCAGGCACGTATCCCAACGTCTCGGCGCTCGAGGACGACGCGATCAGTCTATTGGGCGAGATCGCGGGCCTGGACGACCCGGCAGGATACGTTACCAGCGGCGGGACGGAAGCCAACATCCAGGCCGTCCGTATCGCCCGCGAGCGAGCCGACAGTCGGACGCCCAACGTCGTCATGCCCGAGTCGGGCCATTTCAGCTTCCAGAAAGCCGCCGATCTGCTCGGCGTCGAACTCAGAATCGTCCCGACCGACGACCGCCATCGAGCCGACCTCGAAGCGGTCCGCGCCAGCGTTGATGAGGATACGGCGCTGGTGATCGGCGTCGCGGGGACGACCGAGTACGGCCGCGTCGATCCCATTCCGGTCCTCGGCGAGATCGCCCACTCGGTCGACGCCATGCTCCACGTCGACGCCGCCTGGGGCGGGTTCGTCCTCCCCTTCACTGACTACGAGTGGCACTTCGGCCACGCCGCCGTCGACACAATGACGATCGACCCCCACAAGATGGGCCAGGCCGCGGTGCCCTCGGGCGGCTTACTCGTGCGCTCGCCGGAACTGCTTGATGAACTCGCCGTCGATACGCCCTATCTCGAGTCGACTTCGCAGGCGACGCTGACCGGCACCCGCTCGGGTGCCGGGGTCGCAAGCGCCGTTGCGGCGATCGAAGAACTCTGGCCCACCGGCTATCGCAGCCAGTACATCCGGTCACAGAACAACGCCGAGTGGCTCGCCGACGCCTTGGAGAAACGCGGCTACCAGGTCGCCGACCCCACGCTGCCGCTGGTCGCAGCCGACGTGCCCCGGTCGACGTTCGACGCCTTACGCGCGAAGGGCTGGCGGATTTCGCGGACCGCCACGGGCGAGCTACGTGTCGTCTGTATGCCCCACGTCAGCCGCGAGATGCTGGCGTCGTTTATCGGGGATTTAGACCGGCTCGAGGTTCGTGCGAGCGTGCCGGTCGCGAGTGACGATTGA
- a CDS encoding NfeD family protein, with product MVESLVGNIPLLLLVAGLVLMVLEAISPGAHLIVIGIALVGAGLVGMVFPPAASPFILAALTLVIGLAAAYVYREFDFYGGKGTARTTDSDSLAGRTGYVTETVTTRDGEVKLDGGGFAPYYSARTTDGTISEGEEIIVLDPGGGNVLTVESLEALGEDEIDRALARMDESSEPEPDSTDRPNSERTDDVDDERETETETERSGN from the coding sequence ATGGTCGAATCCCTCGTGGGGAATATCCCGCTGTTGTTGCTCGTTGCGGGGCTCGTGTTGATGGTCCTCGAGGCCATCTCGCCCGGTGCCCACCTCATCGTCATCGGGATCGCGCTGGTCGGTGCCGGCCTCGTGGGTATGGTCTTCCCGCCCGCAGCGAGCCCGTTCATCTTGGCCGCATTGACGCTCGTCATCGGGCTCGCTGCGGCCTACGTCTACCGGGAGTTCGACTTCTACGGCGGGAAAGGGACCGCCCGGACGACGGACTCGGATTCGCTTGCCGGTCGGACGGGCTACGTCACCGAGACCGTCACGACTCGCGACGGCGAGGTCAAACTCGACGGCGGCGGCTTTGCGCCCTACTATAGCGCACGGACGACCGATGGCACGATTTCGGAGGGTGAAGAGATCATCGTTCTCGATCCGGGCGGCGGGAACGTACTGACGGTCGAATCGCTTGAGGCACTCGGCGAAGACGAGATCGATCGGGCGCTTGCACGCATGGACGAGTCGTCCGAGCCCGAGCCCGATTCCACCGACCGACCCAACAGCGAGCGAACTGACGATGTCGACGACGAGCGGGAGACCGAAACCGAGACGGAACGATCGGGAAACTGA
- the metG gene encoding methionine--tRNA ligase, translating into MSNDEFPTDEPAVVTCGLPYANGDLHIGHLRGYIGADAFNRALQTLGQDSIYVCGSDMHGTPVAVNAEQEGVDPEDFALEWHHQYEETFPQFNVDFDNYGHTHDETNVETTQEIVRTLDDEGYIYEKEIQVAYDPDADQYLPDRYVEGTCPYCGAKARGDECDEGCQRHLEPGEVEDPTSTITGNPAEYRERTHKFFEVSEFADFLTDFLDDLEGTSNARNQPRQWIEDGLQDWCITRDMDWGIDYPNGEADTEGDDLVLYVWVDAPIEYISSSKQYAERADDFDWEQVWKGDGEIMHVIGRDIIQHHTIFWPAMLEGAGYNKPRGIAATGFITINGKGLSTSRNRAIWAKEYLEEGFHPDLLRYYLTTTGGLQQDVDFSWEAFQEKVNGELVGTVGNFWYRSLLFAYRNYEGTPDTAVSEVVEERIEEAIADVREHVNDYSMRGVGQAATQLAQFGNEYIQRNEPWKLTDDDPEKAAQVIRDCVQIAKAVAVILEPITPDKAQALWTQIGEDGQIADAQLEEALAAPPQSFDEPGELFAKIEDERVEELTAKLEERVEAAAADDDDEAETESDDTDGDETSDMADTEDLEPLLEDRIGFEDFQELDIRVGEIVAAEGIEGADDLARLEVDIGFETRQVVAGIKQLHDLEELPGTRCVLLANMEPAELFGVESNGMILAAGDEADLLTTHGNAALGEKIQ; encoded by the coding sequence ATGAGCAACGACGAGTTTCCGACGGACGAACCCGCCGTCGTGACCTGCGGGTTGCCCTACGCCAACGGCGACCTGCACATCGGTCACCTGCGGGGGTACATCGGTGCTGACGCGTTCAATCGTGCGCTGCAGACGCTTGGCCAGGACTCGATCTATGTCTGCGGATCTGACATGCACGGCACGCCGGTCGCCGTCAACGCCGAACAGGAGGGCGTCGATCCGGAAGACTTCGCACTCGAGTGGCACCACCAGTACGAGGAGACGTTCCCGCAGTTCAACGTCGACTTCGACAACTACGGCCACACCCACGACGAGACCAACGTCGAGACGACCCAGGAAATCGTCCGCACGTTAGACGACGAGGGCTACATCTACGAGAAGGAGATCCAGGTCGCCTACGATCCGGATGCCGACCAGTACCTCCCCGACCGCTACGTCGAGGGTACCTGTCCCTACTGTGGCGCGAAAGCCCGCGGCGACGAGTGTGACGAAGGCTGCCAGCGCCACCTCGAACCAGGTGAGGTCGAAGACCCGACGAGTACGATCACGGGCAATCCCGCGGAGTACCGCGAGCGGACCCACAAGTTCTTCGAGGTCTCGGAGTTCGCTGACTTCCTCACCGACTTTTTGGACGACCTCGAGGGGACCTCGAACGCGCGCAACCAGCCCCGCCAGTGGATCGAAGACGGCCTGCAGGACTGGTGTATCACGCGCGATATGGACTGGGGGATCGATTACCCGAACGGGGAGGCTGACACCGAGGGCGACGACCTCGTCCTCTACGTCTGGGTCGACGCGCCGATCGAGTACATTTCGAGTTCGAAGCAGTACGCCGAGCGCGCCGACGACTTCGACTGGGAACAGGTCTGGAAAGGCGACGGCGAGATCATGCACGTCATCGGTCGGGACATCATCCAGCACCACACGATCTTCTGGCCAGCGATGCTCGAGGGGGCAGGCTACAACAAGCCGCGCGGGATCGCCGCGACCGGCTTCATCACGATCAACGGGAAAGGCCTCTCGACCAGCCGAAATCGCGCGATCTGGGCGAAGGAGTACTTAGAGGAAGGGTTCCACCCCGACCTGCTGCGCTACTACCTGACGACGACCGGCGGGCTCCAGCAGGACGTCGACTTCTCCTGGGAGGCCTTCCAGGAGAAAGTCAACGGCGAACTCGTCGGGACCGTCGGCAACTTCTGGTATCGCTCGCTGCTGTTTGCCTACCGTAACTACGAGGGCACCCCCGACACTGCAGTCTCCGAGGTGGTCGAAGAACGCATCGAGGAGGCGATCGCCGACGTCCGCGAGCACGTCAACGACTACTCCATGCGCGGTGTCGGGCAGGCCGCGACCCAGCTCGCACAGTTCGGCAACGAGTACATCCAGCGCAACGAGCCCTGGAAGCTCACCGACGATGACCCCGAGAAGGCCGCACAGGTTATCCGTGACTGTGTCCAGATCGCCAAGGCAGTCGCCGTCATCCTCGAGCCGATCACCCCCGACAAGGCTCAGGCGCTGTGGACACAGATCGGCGAGGACGGCCAGATCGCCGACGCCCAACTCGAGGAGGCACTCGCGGCACCACCACAGTCCTTCGACGAACCCGGCGAACTCTTCGCGAAGATCGAAGACGAGCGCGTCGAGGAACTAACCGCCAAACTCGAGGAACGCGTCGAAGCCGCCGCGGCTGACGATGACGACGAGGCCGAAACCGAAAGCGACGACACCGACGGGGACGAAACCAGCGATATGGCAGACACCGAGGATCTCGAGCCGCTGCTCGAGGACCGGATCGGATTCGAGGACTTCCAGGAACTGGACATCCGCGTCGGCGAAATCGTCGCCGCCGAGGGGATCGAGGGAGCCGACGACCTCGCGCGTCTCGAGGTCGACATCGGCTTCGAGACGCGCCAGGTCGTTGCGGGGATCAAGCAACTCCACGACCTCGAGGAACTGCCGGGGACGCGGTGCGTGCTGCTGGCGAACATGGAACCCGCAGAGCTGTTCGGCGTCGAATCTAACGGGATGATCCTCGCAGCGGGCGACGAGGCGGACCTGCTGACGACCCACGGCAACGCCGCGCTCGGCGAGAAGATCCAGTAA
- a CDS encoding SPFH domain-containing protein → MVTSLVPLQTTGGALLIVGALVLVLVIAALLSAIEIVDAYEKRALTVFGEYRKLLEPGINFVPPFVSNTYRFDMRTQTLDVPRQEAITRDNSPVTADAVVYIKVMDAKKAFLQVDDYKRAVSNLAQTTLRAVLGDMELDDTLNKRQEINARIRQELDEPTDEWGIRVESVEVREVNPSKDVQRAMEQQTSAERKRRAMILEAQGERRSAVEKAEGDKQSEIIRAQGEKQSQILEAQGDAISTVLRARSAESMGERAVIDKGMETLADIGQGESTTFVMPQELTSLVGRYGKHLSGSDVEADGAELESREFDEETRELIGLDDIAEIIGEIDQEADMDVEAMEQEAQAIKEGKDPAEISDPDEVIEEMDQDFQGQTDGGTDVPNDDTEDTATNN, encoded by the coding sequence ATGGTGACATCATTGGTTCCACTGCAAACTACCGGCGGTGCCCTGTTAATCGTCGGTGCCCTCGTCCTCGTTCTCGTCATCGCCGCGTTGCTCAGTGCGATCGAGATCGTCGACGCGTACGAGAAACGTGCCCTCACAGTCTTCGGTGAGTACCGCAAACTCTTGGAGCCGGGGATCAACTTCGTCCCGCCGTTCGTCTCGAACACCTACCGGTTCGACATGCGAACGCAGACGCTTGACGTCCCCCGGCAGGAAGCGATCACGCGGGACAACTCGCCGGTGACCGCCGACGCCGTCGTCTACATCAAGGTGATGGATGCAAAGAAGGCCTTCCTCCAGGTCGACGACTACAAGCGCGCCGTCTCGAATCTCGCCCAGACCACGCTGCGTGCCGTGCTCGGCGACATGGAACTCGACGACACGCTGAACAAACGCCAAGAGATCAACGCACGCATCCGCCAGGAACTCGACGAACCCACCGACGAGTGGGGGATCCGCGTCGAGTCGGTCGAAGTCCGCGAGGTCAACCCCTCGAAGGACGTCCAGCGCGCGATGGAACAACAGACCTCCGCCGAGCGGAAACGCCGTGCCATGATCCTCGAGGCACAGGGTGAACGCCGCAGTGCCGTCGAGAAAGCGGAGGGTGACAAACAGAGCGAGATCATCCGCGCCCAGGGTGAGAAACAGAGCCAGATCCTCGAGGCCCAGGGTGACGCGATTTCGACGGTCCTGCGGGCGCGCTCGGCCGAATCGATGGGCGAACGCGCCGTTATCGACAAGGGTATGGAGACGCTCGCCGACATCGGCCAGGGCGAGTCGACGACGTTCGTCATGCCCCAGGAACTCACCTCGCTGGTCGGGCGCTACGGCAAGCACCTCTCGGGCAGCGACGTCGAAGCCGACGGCGCTGAACTCGAGAGCCGCGAGTTCGACGAGGAAACCCGCGAGCTGATCGGGCTCGACGACATCGCCGAGATCATCGGCGAGATCGATCAGGAGGCGGACATGGACGTCGAGGCGATGGAACAGGAGGCCCAGGCGATCAAGGAAGGAAAAGATCCCGCGGAGATCTCCGATCCGGACGAGGTCATCGAGGAAATGGATCAGGACTTCCAGGGACAGACCGACGGCGGCACTGACGTGCCGAACGACGACACGGAGGATACTGCGACGAACAACTGA
- a CDS encoding TrkA family potassium uptake protein, translating to MHRGFVSHLAGRPVLRRALVPIGCFATVVVAGIVGFSALGSVGPLEATFWLVDLTSIDLHFQDHAGPERATKAYAIVVTVGIVLSGLWIGETVVTETFGGRIPTEVSRATMQRRIDDSDEHVIVCGYGMFGRTIANRLADAGRTVVVIERDEDTAARVREDGHLLVEGDARQEQTLRAAGVERATKLVAAIDDSNVNIQIAVVSGTATDAPEILVRVGEEMYESVAKEAGADAVIIPEVVSGERVTRLLERPAD from the coding sequence GTGCACCGAGGATTCGTTTCCCACCTCGCAGGGCGACCGGTCCTGCGACGGGCACTGGTCCCGATCGGCTGCTTCGCCACGGTCGTCGTCGCCGGCATCGTCGGCTTCTCGGCTCTCGGCAGTGTCGGTCCCCTCGAGGCGACGTTCTGGCTGGTCGATCTGACGAGTATCGACCTGCACTTTCAGGACCATGCTGGCCCCGAGCGAGCGACGAAGGCTTACGCCATCGTGGTGACGGTCGGAATCGTCCTCTCGGGGCTGTGGATCGGCGAAACGGTCGTCACCGAGACGTTCGGCGGACGGATTCCAACGGAGGTATCACGAGCAACAATGCAACGACGAATCGACGACAGCGACGAGCACGTTATCGTCTGCGGGTACGGCATGTTCGGACGAACGATCGCCAACCGGCTCGCCGACGCGGGCCGAACGGTCGTCGTCATCGAGCGCGACGAAGACACCGCGGCACGCGTTCGAGAGGACGGTCATCTGCTCGTCGAGGGCGACGCCAGACAGGAACAGACATTGCGCGCCGCGGGCGTCGAGCGAGCGACGAAACTCGTCGCCGCGATCGACGATTCGAACGTCAACATCCAGATCGCGGTCGTCAGCGGGACGGCAACCGACGCACCCGAAATCCTCGTTCGCGTCGGTGAGGAGATGTACGAGTCGGTCGCGAAGGAAGCCGGTGCCGACGCGGTCATCATCCCCGAAGTCGTCAGCGGCGAGCGCGTGACCCGGCTGCTCGAGCGACCGGCGGACTGA
- a CDS encoding GYD domain-containing protein, whose product MPTYATLVNLDDRDVQNAQELASIWGEIRTEFEAHGAKLHDSYAALGGFDFLVVFETDDDEAAFKSALTLHRHGLEGETMEVVPTEDFSQVVDEV is encoded by the coding sequence ATGCCAACTTACGCTACGCTCGTCAATCTCGACGACCGCGATGTCCAGAACGCACAGGAACTCGCCTCGATCTGGGGCGAGATCAGAACGGAGTTCGAAGCGCACGGAGCGAAACTTCACGACTCCTATGCGGCCCTCGGCGGGTTCGACTTCCTCGTCGTCTTCGAGACCGACGACGACGAGGCAGCGTTCAAATCGGCGTTGACGCTCCACCGCCACGGCCTCGAGGGCGAGACGATGGAGGTCGTCCCGACCGAGGACTTCTCGCAGGTCGTCGACGAGGTGTGA
- the gatD gene encoding Glu-tRNA(Gln) amidotransferase subunit GatD, translating to MNPGDRVRVDRADRTYEGVLLPSSTDEHLVVKLEGGYNVGVDRDDADVDVLAEDVYEIDGTDSTGTDEGESSEIEFDDDLPTISLISTGGTIASTVDYRTGAVTAQFDAEDVLRAVPDLAGRANYRGRVVANILSENMEPPLWQDLAQAVYEEIEAGADGVVVMHGTDTMQYSASALSFMLETPVPIVFTGSQRSADRPSSDNVMNAVSAVEAAKSDCAEVMVCMHASESDDRCALHRGTRVRKNHTSRRDAFETVGAKPIGEVDYENEAITFRRDYQQRGEADLELVDDLEDDVELVKFTPGMDPAFLDIVEGSEGLIIEGTGLGHVHTDLIPRLEELIDDGTTVVMTSQCLEGRVCDRVYDTGRDLLEAGVIEAGDTLPGTAKVKLMWTLANSEDVEEAMGTSLTGELQARSVPWE from the coding sequence ATGAACCCAGGCGACCGCGTCCGCGTCGACCGCGCGGATCGCACGTACGAAGGCGTGTTGCTCCCCTCGAGTACGGACGAGCACCTCGTGGTGAAACTCGAGGGCGGCTACAACGTCGGCGTCGATCGCGACGATGCCGACGTCGACGTCCTCGCGGAAGATGTCTACGAGATCGACGGGACGGACTCGACGGGGACCGACGAGGGCGAGAGTTCCGAAATCGAGTTCGACGACGACCTGCCGACGATCTCACTCATTTCGACCGGCGGGACGATCGCCTCGACGGTCGACTACCGCACCGGCGCAGTGACGGCGCAGTTCGACGCCGAGGACGTCCTGCGCGCCGTTCCCGACCTCGCGGGCCGGGCGAACTACCGTGGCCGCGTCGTCGCCAACATCCTCTCGGAGAACATGGAGCCGCCGCTGTGGCAGGACCTCGCCCAGGCCGTCTACGAGGAGATCGAGGCCGGTGCCGACGGCGTCGTCGTCATGCACGGCACCGACACGATGCAGTACTCTGCATCGGCACTGTCCTTTATGCTCGAGACGCCGGTTCCGATCGTCTTCACGGGCTCGCAGCGCTCGGCCGACCGCCCCTCGTCGGACAACGTCATGAACGCCGTTTCGGCCGTCGAGGCAGCCAAAAGCGACTGCGCGGAGGTCATGGTCTGTATGCACGCCTCCGAATCCGACGACCGCTGTGCGCTCCACCGCGGCACTCGCGTGCGAAAGAACCACACCTCGCGCCGGGACGCCTTCGAGACCGTCGGGGCGAAGCCGATCGGCGAAGTCGACTACGAGAACGAGGCGATCACGTTCCGTCGCGACTACCAGCAACGCGGCGAGGCCGACCTCGAGCTCGTCGACGACCTCGAGGACGACGTCGAACTCGTCAAGTTCACGCCCGGGATGGACCCCGCGTTCCTCGACATCGTCGAGGGAAGCGAGGGGCTGATCATCGAGGGAACCGGTCTCGGCCACGTTCACACCGACCTCATCCCACGACTCGAGGAACTGATCGACGACGGCACGACGGTCGTCATGACCAGCCAGTGTCTCGAGGGGCGGGTCTGTGACCGGGTCTACGACACGGGTCGGGACCTGCTCGAGGCGGGCGTCATCGAAGCGGGCGATACGTTGCCAGGGACGGCCAAGGTCAAGCTGATGTGGACGCTCGCGAACAGCGAGGACGTCGAAGAGGCGATGGGAACGTCGCTGACCGGCGAGCTTCAGGCGCGGTCGGTTCCCTGGGAGTAG
- the pyk gene encoding pyruvate kinase, protein MRNAKIVCTLGPASNDRETIRDLAAAGMSVARLNASHGTREDRAALIDRVRDVDEERAEPVAVMLDTKGPEIRTAPLPEGETVTLETDSEIRFVDGDEATPETIGLSLPIDAVEPGDRVLLDDGLIETTVLETDADGVRARVDTGGELGGRKGVNVPGVELGLDVVTESDRKDLELAVEKGVDFVAASFVRDAEDVYEVGEVLEELGADIPIIAKIERAGAVENMDEIIDAAYGVMVARGDLGVECPMEDVPMIQKRIIRTCREAGRPVITATEMLDSMVTARRPTRAEASDVANAVLDGTDGVMLSAETAVGDHPVAVVDAMDSIVRQVEESNEYAELLEQRVPASGEARTDALARSARFLARDIDADAVVAATESGYTALKTAKYRPGVPVVASTPSQQVRRQLALSWGVSPLYADVSGQGADAVVENAVQAALDAGVAESGDTVVVLCGMMTELEGANTTNMLKVHVAADTLTTGQVVVEGRATGPVVHLSDGDLSAVPDGAIVALPADFDEEFSGETSRLGGIVNAERGMTGYPALVARELGIPMLSDADVTALTEGEAVTLDAEHGVVYGGDIGDRHERA, encoded by the coding sequence ATGAGAAACGCGAAGATCGTCTGTACGCTAGGGCCTGCGTCGAACGACCGGGAGACGATTCGGGACCTCGCCGCGGCTGGGATGTCCGTCGCACGGCTGAATGCGAGTCACGGGACTCGCGAGGATCGTGCGGCCCTGATCGACCGCGTTCGCGATGTCGACGAGGAGCGAGCCGAACCCGTCGCAGTCATGCTCGACACGAAAGGCCCGGAGATCCGGACCGCACCGCTGCCCGAGGGCGAGACGGTGACGCTCGAGACCGACTCCGAGATCCGGTTCGTCGACGGCGACGAGGCAACCCCGGAGACGATCGGGCTCTCGCTGCCGATCGACGCCGTCGAGCCGGGCGATCGCGTCCTGCTGGATGACGGCCTGATCGAGACGACCGTCCTCGAGACCGACGCCGATGGGGTTCGTGCCCGCGTCGACACCGGCGGCGAACTGGGCGGCCGGAAGGGGGTCAACGTCCCCGGCGTCGAACTTGGATTGGATGTCGTCACGGAATCGGACCGGAAAGACCTCGAGCTCGCAGTCGAGAAAGGCGTCGACTTCGTCGCGGCGAGTTTCGTCCGGGACGCCGAAGACGTCTACGAGGTCGGCGAGGTGCTCGAGGAACTGGGGGCGGACATCCCGATCATCGCGAAGATCGAACGCGCCGGCGCGGTCGAGAACATGGACGAGATCATCGACGCGGCCTACGGCGTGATGGTCGCACGCGGCGACCTCGGTGTCGAGTGTCCGATGGAGGACGTGCCGATGATCCAAAAGCGGATCATCCGAACCTGCCGTGAGGCGGGACGCCCGGTTATCACGGCAACCGAGATGCTCGACTCGATGGTCACGGCTCGTCGACCGACGCGCGCGGAAGCCTCGGACGTCGCCAACGCCGTCCTCGACGGCACCGACGGGGTCATGCTCTCGGCCGAGACAGCAGTCGGTGACCATCCTGTGGCCGTCGTCGACGCGATGGACAGCATCGTCCGACAGGTCGAAGAATCCAACGAGTACGCCGAGTTACTCGAGCAGCGGGTCCCAGCCTCGGGCGAGGCGCGGACCGACGCCCTCGCGCGCTCGGCGCGATTCCTTGCGCGGGACATCGATGCGGACGCCGTCGTGGCTGCGACCGAGTCCGGCTATACGGCGCTGAAGACGGCGAAGTATCGCCCCGGTGTGCCGGTCGTCGCCTCGACACCGAGCCAGCAAGTGCGTCGCCAACTCGCGCTGAGCTGGGGCGTGTCCCCGTTGTACGCCGACGTCTCGGGGCAGGGTGCCGACGCCGTCGTCGAAAACGCCGTCCAGGCCGCCCTCGATGCTGGTGTCGCCGAAAGCGGCGATACCGTCGTCGTCCTCTGTGGGATGATGACCGAACTCGAGGGGGCGAACACGACGAACATGCTGAAAGTCCACGTCGCCGCCGACACGCTGACGACCGGCCAGGTCGTCGTCGAGGGGCGGGCGACCGGCCCGGTCGTCCATCTGTCGGACGGCGACCTCTCGGCGGTGCCCGACGGGGCTATTGTCGCACTGCCTGCCGACTTCGACGAGGAGTTTTCCGGCGAGACGAGCCGCCTCGGCGGCATCGTCAACGCCGAGCGAGGAATGACCGGCTATCCGGCGCTTGTCGCGCGTGAGTTGGGGATTCCGATGCTCAGCGATGCCGACGTCACGGCGCTGACGGAGGGCGAAGCGGTCACCCTCGACGCCGAACACGGTGTCGTCTACGGCGGCGACATCGGGGACCGACACGAGCGTGCCTGA
- a CDS encoding N-acetyltransferase family protein, translating to MPSDPDADVSIEIRRATHDDYDAVAAFTGDIWADRGGDYIPRVYHEWLEDEPGQGTKTFLAEVDGEAAGIVQAVMLSPDEAWFQGMRVATDYRRQGVSRRLNEATFEWAREQGATVGRVMIFSWNATSLGAARASGFEPITEFRFAHPEPDPDAEGPFHVSHDPTAAWRYWTHSDARAHLSGLGLAPEESWATRELTHADFERLADETAVFAVESDDGLTGVAYRSRTYDSAVGTDDSSEAETESKTWAEYGVAAWDDVDAARSLLAAIARDGAACDADATRVLIPETARHVTDVPFSGADIAEEPDFVLGIDLTE from the coding sequence ATGCCATCTGATCCAGACGCCGACGTCTCCATCGAGATCCGCCGCGCGACCCACGACGATTACGATGCCGTCGCCGCCTTCACCGGTGACATCTGGGCCGACCGCGGCGGCGACTACATTCCGCGGGTCTACCACGAGTGGCTCGAGGACGAGCCCGGTCAGGGAACGAAAACCTTCCTCGCGGAAGTCGACGGCGAGGCCGCAGGGATCGTCCAGGCAGTGATGCTCTCGCCGGACGAGGCCTGGTTTCAGGGAATGCGCGTCGCAACCGACTACCGCCGGCAGGGCGTGAGTCGCCGGCTCAACGAGGCGACCTTTGAGTGGGCCCGCGAGCAAGGCGCGACCGTCGGCCGGGTCATGATCTTTTCGTGGAACGCCACCTCGCTCGGCGCGGCACGAGCCAGCGGGTTCGAACCGATCACCGAGTTCCGATTCGCCCATCCGGAACCCGACCCGGACGCCGAGGGTCCGTTCCACGTCTCCCACGATCCCACCGCGGCCTGGCGTTACTGGACCCACAGCGACGCCCGCGCACACCTGTCAGGACTCGGTCTCGCACCCGAGGAGTCGTGGGCCACCCGAGAACTCACACACGCCGATTTCGAGCGGCTGGCCGACGAGACCGCTGTCTTCGCAGTCGAGAGTGATGATGGACTCACAGGAGTGGCCTACCGATCGCGAACGTACGACAGCGCAGTCGGGACCGACGACTCGAGTGAGGCGGAGACGGAATCCAAGACGTGGGCCGAGTACGGCGTCGCCGCGTGGGACGACGTCGACGCCGCCCGCTCGCTGTTGGCCGCGATCGCCCGCGACGGCGCCGCCTGCGATGCCGACGCCACGCGCGTCCTGATTCCCGAAACCGCCCGCCACGTCACCGACGTCCCGTTTTCAGGGGCCGATATCGCCGAGGAACCCGACTTCGTGCTCGGGATCGATCTCACGGAATAG
- a CDS encoding ubiquitin-like small modifier protein 1 — translation MPTEWKLFADLAERAGDKHVTVDVAAGDTVGDAFDALLAAKPVLEDRVLEDGELRSQINVLRNGTNVLVEEEGLATELEGDDELALFPPVSGG, via the coding sequence ATGCCAACGGAGTGGAAACTGTTCGCAGACCTCGCGGAACGCGCGGGGGACAAACACGTAACCGTCGACGTAGCAGCCGGCGACACCGTCGGCGACGCTTTCGATGCACTGCTCGCGGCGAAACCGGTCCTCGAGGATCGCGTCCTTGAGGACGGCGAGTTGCGCTCACAGATCAACGTGCTTCGCAACGGCACGAACGTCCTTGTCGAAGAAGAGGGACTGGCAACGGAACTCGAGGGCGACGACGAACTGGCGCTGTTTCCGCCGGTCAGTGGTGGGTGA